From the Ctenopharyngodon idella isolate HZGC_01 chromosome 3, HZGC01, whole genome shotgun sequence genome, one window contains:
- the LOC127509938 gene encoding zinc finger protein 235-like isoform X11, which yields MSDPEPCRMKHTEEQRELIEGNEKNEELSEVDEKKHVITGEKPLSCSQTKQKDLKKRRDKKFFSCTQCGKSFTNKQNLERHMRVHTGEKPFTCDQCGKSFTCKYGLYVHMRVHSGEKPYTCDQCGKSFTQPGHLKEHMNIHPGEKPYKCSHCDKSFNQSGILKKHERIHSGEKPYKCSHCDKRFNRSANLKIHEIIHTEEKPYTCDQCGISFSQKVHLKGHMKVHTGEKPYTCDQCGKSFAQSANLKEHMNIHTGGKPFTCDQCGKTFLWSSVLKKHLKCHTKEKPYSCNLCGKNFSRLEHLKIHEKIHTGVRDYMCFECEKTFISASHLKQHERIHTGEKPFKCSYCDKRFSLSGHLKTHKRIHTGEEPYKCSLCDKSFSQLATLRNHERIHTGEKSYHSTA from the coding sequence aGTTGATTGAAGGAAATGAGAAGAATGAAGAATTGAGTGAAGTTGATGAGAAAAAGCATGTCataactggagaaaaacctttgagttgctctcaaaccaaacagaaagatttaaagaaaagaagagaCAAGAAATTTTTCAGCTGCactcagtgtgggaagagtttcacaaataaacaaaatcttgagcgtcacatgagagttcatactggagagaagccgttcacatgtgatcagtgtgggaagagtttcacatgCAAATATGGTCTTTAtgttcacatgagagttcatagtggagagaaaccgtatacATGTGATCAGTGCGGGAAGAGTTTTACGCAACCAGGACACCTTAAAGAACACATGAACATCCAccctggagagaaaccttacaagtgttcacactgcgacaAGAGCTTCAATCAGtcaggaatcctgaaaaaacatgAAAGGATCCACTCTGGAGAGAAACcatacaagtgttcacactgtgacaagagattcaatcGGTCAGCAAATCTGAAAATACATGAGATAATCCACACTGAAGAGAAACCatacacatgtgatcagtgtggaataAGTTTCTCACAAAAAGTACACCTTAAGGGACATATGAaggttcatactggagagaaaccgtacacttgtgatcagtgtggaaagagttttgcaCAATCAGCAAACCTTAAAGAACACATGAACATCCACACTGGAGggaagccgttcacatgtgatcagtgcggaaaaacatttttgtggtCTTCAGTCCTGAAGAAGCACCTGAAATGTCATACAAAAGAAAAGCCATATTCATGTAATTTATGTGGAAAGAATTTTTCACGTCtggaacatttaaaaatacatgagAAAATTCATACTGGTGTGAGAGACTACATGTGCTTTGAGTGTGAGAAGACTTTTATTTCAGCAAGCCATTTAAAACAGCACGAgaggattcacactggagaaaaacctttcaagtgttcatactgtgacaagagattcagtctgTCAGGACACCTGAAAACGCATAAAAGGATTCACACGGGAGAGGAACCTTATAAGTGTTCACtttgtgacaagagtttcagTCAGTTAGCAACTCTGAGAAATCACGAgaggattcacactggagagaaatcGTATCACAGCACTGCATGA
- the LOC127509938 gene encoding gastrula zinc finger protein XlCGF57.1-like isoform X4, which translates to MLEYSHQTSIRASEELKSAKFIKEDSENMSDPEPCRMKHTEEQRELIEGNEKNEELSEVDEKKHVITGEKPLSCSQTKQKDLKKRRDKKFFSCTQCGKSFTNKQNLERHMRVHTGEKPFTCDQCGKSFTCKYGLYVHMRVHSGEKPYTCDQCGKSFTQPGHLKEHMNIHPGEKPYKCSHCDKSFNQSGILKKHERIHSGEKPYKCSHCDKRFNRSANLKIHEIIHTEEKPYTCDQCGISFSQKVHLKGHMKVHTGEKPYTCDQCGKSFAQSANLKEHMNIHTGGKPFTCDQCGKTFLWSSVLKKHLKCHTKEKPYSCNLCGKNFSRLEHLKIHEKIHTGVRDYMCFECEKTFISASHLKQHERIHTGEKPFKCSYCDKRFSLSGHLKTHKRIHTGEEPYKCSLCDKSFSQLATLRNHERIHTGEKSYHSTA; encoded by the exons ctgcaggatgaaacacactgaagaacaaagag aGTTGATTGAAGGAAATGAGAAGAATGAAGAATTGAGTGAAGTTGATGAGAAAAAGCATGTCataactggagaaaaacctttgagttgctctcaaaccaaacagaaagatttaaagaaaagaagagaCAAGAAATTTTTCAGCTGCactcagtgtgggaagagtttcacaaataaacaaaatcttgagcgtcacatgagagttcatactggagagaagccgttcacatgtgatcagtgtgggaagagtttcacatgCAAATATGGTCTTTAtgttcacatgagagttcatagtggagagaaaccgtatacATGTGATCAGTGCGGGAAGAGTTTTACGCAACCAGGACACCTTAAAGAACACATGAACATCCAccctggagagaaaccttacaagtgttcacactgcgacaAGAGCTTCAATCAGtcaggaatcctgaaaaaacatgAAAGGATCCACTCTGGAGAGAAACcatacaagtgttcacactgtgacaagagattcaatcGGTCAGCAAATCTGAAAATACATGAGATAATCCACACTGAAGAGAAACCatacacatgtgatcagtgtggaataAGTTTCTCACAAAAAGTACACCTTAAGGGACATATGAaggttcatactggagagaaaccgtacacttgtgatcagtgtggaaagagttttgcaCAATCAGCAAACCTTAAAGAACACATGAACATCCACACTGGAGggaagccgttcacatgtgatcagtgcggaaaaacatttttgtggtCTTCAGTCCTGAAGAAGCACCTGAAATGTCATACAAAAGAAAAGCCATATTCATGTAATTTATGTGGAAAGAATTTTTCACGTCtggaacatttaaaaatacatgagAAAATTCATACTGGTGTGAGAGACTACATGTGCTTTGAGTGTGAGAAGACTTTTATTTCAGCAAGCCATTTAAAACAGCACGAgaggattcacactggagaaaaacctttcaagtgttcatactgtgacaagagattcagtctgTCAGGACACCTGAAAACGCATAAAAGGATTCACACGGGAGAGGAACCTTATAAGTGTTCACtttgtgacaagagtttcagTCAGTTAGCAACTCTGAGAAATCACGAgaggattcacactggagagaaatcGTATCACAGCACTGCATGA